In Methanothermococcus thermolithotrophicus DSM 2095, one DNA window encodes the following:
- a CDS encoding EamA family transporter: MTTSIIIGLIIAFLYGVGTFFAKIVSDKDPFLQWIIVNIVGIILCVYIVVKEPERLQLLHGKILVYGVISALMVVIGSLLLYYGLHKGKASVIVPLSSIGPAITAILAIVFLKEQLSYSQMFGIVLIVSGVILLSINS; the protein is encoded by the coding sequence ATAACAACCAGTATTATAATTGGGCTTATAATTGCATTTTTATATGGTGTAGGAACATTTTTTGCAAAAATAGTATCTGACAAAGACCCGTTTTTACAGTGGATAATAGTAAACATAGTAGGTATAATATTATGTGTATATATTGTGGTAAAAGAGCCTGAAAGGTTACAGTTATTACATGGAAAAATACTTGTATATGGTGTAATTTCTGCATTAATGGTTGTAATAGGTTCGCTACTACTGTACTATGGCCTTCATAAAGGTAAAGCCAGTGTTATAGTTCCATTATCATCAATAGGTCCTGCAATAACTGCAATTTTAGCAATAGTATTTTTAAAAGAGCAACTATCCTATTCTCAAATGTTTGGGATAGTTTTGATAGTTTCGGGAGTTATTTTACTGTCTATAAATAGCTAA
- the speB gene encoding agmatinase, giving the protein MYFEDYSKFICAYETFENADFVIFGIPFDATTSYRPGARFGPDAVRKASWGLETYSPILKKDLVNLKICDLYDLSMEGSQDQIIERAFNASKKIMSSGKIPIMIGGDHSTTYPIVKAAKEVYKDLAVIHFDAHCDLREEYLGNEHSHASVIRRCYDLTKDIYQFGIRSGDEEEWEFGWKNTNISMEMPTKEDIEKIKELDKPVYVTIDIDVLDPAFAPGTGTPEPCGVSSKELINALYLLKDIGDKIVGFDVVEVSPHYDMGNITAITAAKIIRELILTIKQ; this is encoded by the coding sequence ATGTATTTTGAAGACTACTCCAAATTTATATGTGCCTATGAAACTTTTGAAAATGCAGATTTTGTAATTTTTGGAATCCCATTTGACGCCACTACGTCATATAGACCTGGAGCAAGATTTGGACCTGATGCAGTTAGAAAGGCATCATGGGGGCTGGAAACATATAGCCCTATTTTAAAAAAGGACCTGGTAAATTTAAAAATCTGTGATCTTTATGATTTAAGTATGGAAGGTTCCCAGGACCAAATAATTGAACGGGCTTTTAATGCATCTAAGAAGATAATGAGCTCAGGTAAAATACCTATAATGATAGGTGGGGACCACTCTACAACCTACCCGATAGTTAAAGCTGCCAAAGAAGTTTATAAAGATTTAGCAGTTATTCACTTCGATGCCCACTGTGATTTAAGGGAAGAGTATTTAGGTAATGAACATTCACATGCCAGTGTTATCAGGAGATGCTACGATTTAACAAAGGACATATACCAGTTTGGAATAAGAAGCGGAGACGAAGAGGAATGGGAGTTTGGGTGGAAAAACACAAACATATCTATGGAAATGCCTACAAAGGAAGATATAGAAAAAATAAAAGAGCTCGACAAACCAGTTTATGTTACAATAGATATTGATGTTTTAGACCCTGCATTTGCACCGGGAACTGGTACTCCAGAACCGTGCGGAGTTTCCTCAAAGGAATTAATTAACGCATTGTATCTTTTAAAGGATATTGGGGATAAAATTGTTGGTTTCGATGTTGTTGAAGTCTCTCCACATTACGATATGGGCAATATAACAGCAATTACCGCTGCTAAAATAATAAGGGAGTTAATTTTAACTATAAAACAATAA